The following are encoded together in the Flavobacterium haoranii genome:
- a CDS encoding CNNM domain-containing protein — protein sequence MTLLILYATVSIFFSFLCSILEAVLLSVTPTFLNVKKQEGKTFAFQLEELKSDIDKPLITILTLNTVAHTVGAILVGVQAEKVYGDGNNAVAIVSAIMTFLILILSEIIPKTIGAKFWKQLAPFTTKALQVLIFPLKITGILWSLQLTTKLIGGSAHTTMVSKEDFNTMATIAEKEGIFKTSESKILKNLLSLDRVLAKEIMTPRTVVKIADADLTIQDFYSTNKNIRYSRIPIYSENQDNIIGIVLRTDILNAIITGDGKEKLESIKRPVLLSKRSQPIPILFEQLIQTKNHMAIIIDEYGSFNGLVTQEDVIETLLGLEIMDESDSVEDLQQLARKNWEKRAKGLGYSKDEE from the coding sequence ATGACACTCTTAATTTTATATGCCACAGTTTCAATTTTCTTCTCATTTTTATGCTCTATACTTGAAGCTGTTTTACTAAGTGTTACACCAACTTTCTTGAATGTAAAAAAACAAGAAGGAAAAACTTTCGCCTTTCAACTAGAAGAGTTAAAATCAGATATTGACAAGCCTTTAATTACTATTTTAACACTAAATACTGTTGCACATACTGTTGGTGCAATTCTCGTTGGAGTTCAAGCCGAAAAAGTATATGGTGATGGTAATAATGCTGTTGCAATAGTATCGGCAATAATGACATTTTTAATTCTAATTCTTTCCGAAATTATTCCTAAAACTATCGGAGCTAAATTTTGGAAACAATTGGCACCATTTACAACTAAAGCCTTACAAGTTTTAATTTTCCCATTAAAAATAACCGGAATTCTTTGGTCACTTCAACTTACTACAAAATTAATTGGTGGATCAGCTCACACAACTATGGTTAGTAAAGAAGATTTTAACACCATGGCAACAATTGCCGAAAAGGAAGGAATTTTTAAAACATCTGAATCTAAAATTTTAAAAAATTTATTGTCTTTAGATCGAGTTTTGGCAAAAGAAATTATGACACCAAGAACAGTTGTAAAAATTGCAGATGCTGATTTAACAATTCAAGATTTTTACAGCACAAATAAAAATATTCGTTACTCAAGAATTCCAATCTATTCAGAAAATCAAGACAATATCATCGGAATCGTTTTACGTACCGATATTCTAAATGCCATTATTACGGGAGATGGAAAAGAAAAACTAGAAAGTATTAAAAGACCTGTTTTACTTTCAAAACGTTCTCAACCTATTCCAATTCTTTTTGAACAACTCATTCAAACCAAAAATCATATGGCAATTATTATCGATGAATATGGTTCTTTTAATGGATTAGTTACACAAGAAGATGTTATTGAAACGCTTCTAGGACTTGAGATTATGGACGAAAGTGATTCTGTTGAAGATTTACAACAACTAGCTCGTAAAAATTGGGAAAAAAGAGCAAAAGGTTTAGGATATTCCAAAGACGAAGAATAA